A window of Pelomonas sp. SE-A7 genomic DNA:
ATCGGCCAGGCCGGTCAGCGGGGCCAGCTCCATGGAGCCGTAGAGCTTGATCAGGTCCACGTGCACGCCCTTGTCGGCGAAATGCTGGCGGGCGATGGCCGTGTACTTGGTGGCCACGCGGATGCGCGAGCCCTGCTTGACGGCCGCGGCGTAGTCGAAGTCGTCGCGAACGGCCACGCTCATGCGGCAGCGGGCGATGTTCAGGTCCAGCGGCTGGTACATGCCCTCGCCGCCATGCTCGATCAGCACGTCGCGGCCGACGACGCCCAGGTCGGCGCCGCCGTATTGCACATAGGTCGGCACGTCGGTGGCGCGCACCAGCACCACGCGGACCTCGGGCTTGTTGGTCGCCAGGATCAGCTTGCGCGAGGTCTCGGGATCCTCCAGCACCTCGATGCCGGCGGCACGCAACAGCGGCAGCGTCTCCTCGAAGATGCGTCCCTTGGACAGGGCCAGTGTGATCGTCATAGCTCGGGCGCCGCCGCGGCTTCGGCCGGCGTGAGCGTCTTCATCGAAAGCGCATGGATCTGCTCGCGCATCCGGTCGCCCAGCGCCTGGTAGACGCGCTGGTGACGGCGCACCCGGTTCAGGCCCTCGAACTCGGTCGAGACGATGGTGGCAAAGAAATGGCGCCCGTCGCCCTCGACCTGCAGCTGTTCGCAGCTGAGGCCGGCGGCAATGTACGACTGGACTTCGGCGGGGGTGGGATCGGCCATGGTGGGCCGGATTCTAGGGGCCTACCCTAGTCCCCCGCCTTCGCAAGGCCTCAATAGCGGATCTTGTAGCCCCGCTTGAGCAGGGTCAGCGCAATGCCCGAGACCCCCAGGAAGCTGGCCGCGACGATGGCCAGGCTGAGCCAGGGCGAGACGTCGCTGATGCCGAAGAAGCCGTGGCGGAAGCCGTCGATCATGTAGAAGAACGGATTCAGGTGGCTGACCGCCTGCCAGAACGTCGGCAGCGAGTGCACCGAATAGAACACGCCGGACAAAAAGGTCATCGGCATGATGATGAAGTTCTGGAAGGCGGCCATCTGGTCGAACTTCTCGGCCCAGAGCCCGGCGATCAGGCCCAGGGCGCCCAGCATGCCGGCGCCCAGGGCGGCGAACACCAGGATCCACAGCGGCGCCGCCAGGCCCGGCCAGGCGAACCAGCAGGTCACGGCGAACACGCCGGTGCCGACGGCCAGTCCGCGCACGATGGACGCGCCCACATAGGCCACGAACCAGGCCCAGTGCGACAGCGGCGTCACCAAGAGGAACACCAGGTTGCCGGTGATCTTGCTCTGTATCAGGCTGGACGAGGAATTGGCGAAGGCGTTCTGCAGCACGCTCATCATCACCAGGCCCGGGATCAGGAAGCTGGTGTAGCCCACCGTGCCGTAGACCTTGACGTGGTTCTCCAGCACATGGCCAAAGATCAGCAGGTACAGCACGGCGGTCAGCACCGGCGCGGCAACCGTCTGGAAGCTGACCTTCCAGAAGCGCAGCACTTCCTTGTAGAAGAGCGTGCGCGCCCCTTGCAGCTGGATGGCGCTCATGCGGTGGCTCCGTTCATGATTTCGAGGAACACGTCTTCCAGGTCGGCGCGGCCGATCTCCAGGTCTTCCACCGGGACCTGGGCGGCGCGCAGCCGGGCCAGGATGGTCTCGACCTCGGCCGCGTCATGGGCCTTGATCTGGGCGATGCGGCCGGTCACGCGGGCGGCGCTGGCCAGGTCCGTCGGCAGGGCGGCATCGGTCTTGAAGCGCAGCATGGTCGAGGCGCGGCCCGAAAGCAGGCTGCTGGTGCGGTCCAGGGCCACGACCTTGCCCAGCTTGAGCATGGCGATGCGCTGGCACAGGGCCTCGGCCTCTTCCAGGTAGTGGGTGGTCAGCAGCACCGTATGGCCTTCCTTGTTCAGGCGGGCGATGAACTGCCACAGCGTCTGGCGCAGCTCCACGTCCACGCCGGCCGTGGGCTCGTCCAGCACGATGACCGGCGGCCGGTGCACCAGGGCCTGGGCCACCAGCACGCGGCGCTTCATGCCGCCCGAGAGCTGGCGCATGTTCGCCTTGGCCTTGTCGGCCAGGCCCAGGTTCTCCAGCAGCTCGGTGATCCAGGCGCCGTTGTTGCGGACGCCGAAATAGCCGCTCTGGATCTCCAGCGCCTCGCGCACCGAGAAGAAGGGGTCGAACACCAGCTCCTGCGGGACTATGCCCAGGGCCTTGCGGGCCGCGGCGTAGTCGTCGACCACGTCGTGGCCCATCACCTGGACCGTGCCACCACTGGCCCGGGACAGGCCGGCCAGGATGCTGATCAGGCTGGTCTTGCCTGCGCCGTTGGGGCCCAGCAGGCCGAAGAATTCGCCGGGCTGGATGTCGAAGGAGACACCGTCCAGGGCGCGGACCTGGCCGCCCCTGTAGGTCTTGCTGACGTTGTTGAACGCGATGGCGGCTTTCTGCATGGGCGGCGATTGTAGGAAGCCGCCTCCAATCCTGCTGGGCGGGGCCAATCCTTGCCGGCCCGGTGCCAGAATCCGCCCAGGAGTTCGCCCATGGCCACAAAAAAGCCGCGCCGCACCGCGGAGCGCATCCTCGAAGTCACGCTGGACCTGTTCAACCGCTTCGGGGAGCCCAATGTCTCGACCACGCTGATCTCGGCCGAGCTCTCCATCAGCCCCGGCAACCTCTACTACCACTACCCGGCCAAGGACGAGCTGATCAATTCGCTATTCGGCCGCTATGAGCAGGAACTGGGCGAGCTGCTGGCCGCGGCCGACAACGTGCGCCATGTCGAGGACGCCTGGCTGTTCTTCCACATGCTGTTCGAGCTGATCTGGAAGCACCGCTTCCTGTACCGCGACCTGAACGACCTGCTGAGCAAGAACCGCCGGCTCGAGACCCATTTCCAGACGGTGCTGGAGCACAAGAGCCTGGCCATGAGCCGCATCCTCTCGGGCCTGCAACTGGGCGGGGCGCTGAAGATGGACTCGCGCGACGCCGGCCCCACGGCCTCGTCCATGGTGGTCCTGTTGAGCTACTGGCTCAGCTTCGAGTATGTTCGGGATCCGCGCCATGCGCTGGAGCCGGAACGCGCCGGCCAGGCCTTGATGCGCGGCGCCTTTCATGTGCTGAGCCTGCTGCTGCCCTATCTGCAGGGCGAGTCGCGGGAGCATCTGTTTGCGCTGGCCGCCAAGTATCAATCGCAGTCACAACAACCGTAGTCAGGAGTGCCGAGCATGGCCAAGTGGACCGCCTTTCCCTACGACAACGACGCGTTCCAGTACGACGCTGCCGCGCTGAAGAAGCACTGGGCGCGCCTGCATGCCGGCGACGCCGAGCCCTTCCCAAAGGACGCCGCCGTGGTCCAGGCCTGGATCCATTTCCATGCCGGCGATTTCCAGAAGGCCTACGAGGCCGGCCTGGCCGCCGGCGGCGCCGGCATCACGGTCGCCAACAAGGCCCAGGCCATCTACGCCAACTACCTCGAGAAGAAGGAAAAGACCAAGCTGGAAATGTTCCTCGAGGTCGCCGAACGGGCCGAGGCCCAGCAGGCCGAGGAAGCCAAGAATCCCAATGCCTACTACTGGCAGGCCTATGCCATAGGCCGCTACGGCCAGGGCATCAGCGTCGCCAAGGCTCTGGCCCAGGGCCTGGGCAGCAAGGTCAAGAACGCGCTCGAGACCACGATCAAGCTGCAGCCCAAGCATGCCGACGCCCATATCGCGCTGGGCGCCTTCCATGCCGAGGTGATAGACAAGGTCGGCAAGCTGCTGGGCAAGACCCAGGGCGCCGACACCGCCACCGGGCTCAAGATGTTCGAGCAGGCCTGCAAGCTCAACCCGACCAGCGCGATTGCGATGATCGAACAGGCGAACGGCCTGGTGATGCTGGAGGGCGATAAGCGGATGAAGCAGGCCGAGGCTCTCTATGCCGACGCCGCCGCCTGCACGCCCATGGATGCGATGGAATGCCTCGATGTGGAGCTGGCCCGCGAGGAACTCGAGGAATAGTTCACGAAAATCGGGGCGGCCTGGGGTTCCTGCCCCCCTCAGTCACGGATGGAAAAGGCGGGCCGAGAGGGCTAAGCTTCGTTCCCACAAGGCCTGTTGACCCCCACGAGACAAGGGCCGGCATGAGTTTCGTCACAGACATTGCTGAACACCGAAAGGTAAAGACCATGAAGCGCAACCTCCTGATCGCCCTGGCCGCCGTGGGCGCCGCATCGCTGGCCCAGGCCGCGACCACCCCGCAAGCCGAAATCTCCGCCCTGAAGGGCGAGTGCGCCGCCCAGTACAGCGCCAGCTACTACGGCAAGGACAAGGCCCCGTCGTCGAACGAATACCAGTTCGTCTACAGCAGCGGCAAGTACAAGGGCGAAGCCCAGCCGGGCAAGATGCTGGCCTGCACCGAGCAGCAGTACGCCGCCTACCTGGACAAGGCCGATCCGGTCCGCGTGATGAACGCCTACCCGACCGCCGCTGGCCGTCCCACCGCCAAGAAGACTGCTGACTACAAGCCTGCCAAGTAATCGGCGCGCTTCTCCGCTGCAAAAAAGCCGGCTCACGCCGGCTTTTTTGCTTTTGGGACGGGGTCTTCTCAGCCCTCCACCACCTCGACCGAGGTCGTGATCTCGGCCGTCTTGGCCAGCATGATGCTGGCCGAGCAGTACTTCTCGTGCGAAAGCTCCACCGCCCGCTCGACCGCCACCTGCGGCAGGTTGCGGCCGGTGACGACGAAGTGCATGTGGATCTTGGTGAACACCTTGGGTTCGGTTTCAGCGCGCTCAGCCGTGAGCTTGACCTGGCAACCGCGTACGTCATGTCGGCCGCGCTTCAGGATCAGCACCACGTCATAGGCGGTGCAGCCGCCGGTGCCGGCCAGCACGGTTTCCATGGGCCGGGGCGCCAGGTCACGGCCACCGCCGGCCGGCGCGCCGTCCATGGTCAGCAGGTGGCCGCTGCCGGTCTCGGCCACGAAGGCCATGCCGTCGGCCCCCATCCAATTGATCACGCATTCCATGACATGTCCTTTTTAGTGAATCAGTTCCAAATTCTTCATGGCTTTCTTATTGCGGTGCAGCAAAGCCAGCCCTAGAATTCCATCCAAGCGTATGAATTGCGGCGCCCGAGCAGATCGGGCCGGTCGACAAGACCTCTGACGCAATGATTGCGCACCGATTGTCTCCTCCACCGCCACATGGTGGATTCAGCCCGGGGCCGTGAGGCCACGGGCTTTTTTTTTGCCCTGCCTACCGAAGCGCCTCGGGCGAACCCCTCGCTTATGATGCTGCGCCGCAACAGATTGCAGGAGACGCCCTCATGCCCGCCCGCCGCAAACCGTCCCAGCCCGTGCCGGCCACGCAGCCGGCGCTGACCCCGGCACAGGATGGCTATCTGCAGCGAATTCTGAATGCGCGGGTCTATGACGTTGCCGTCGAGACCTCGCTGACGTCAGCGCGCAATCTGTCCAAGCGGCTGGGCAACAAGGTGCTGCTCAAGCGTGAAGACGAGCAGCCGGTGTTCAGCTTCAAGCTGCGCGGCGCCTACAACAAGATGGTCAACCTGCCCGTCGAGCAACGAGCCCGCGGAGTGATCTGCGCCTCGGCCGGCAACCATGCGCAAGGACTGGCCCTGTCGGCCAAGAAGCTGGGCTGTCGCGCCGTCATCGTGATGCCGACCACGACGCCCAAGGTCAAGATCGACGCGGTCCAGGCGCTGGGTGGCGAGGTCGTGCTGCATGGCGACAGCTTCACCGATGCCTATGGCCGCGCCCTTGAGCTTGAGAAGGACCAGGGTCTCTGCTTCGTCCATCCGTTCGACGACCCCGACGTCATCGCCGGCCAGGGCACGATCGCCATGGAACTGCTGCGCCAGCACGCCGGCCCGATCGACGCCGTCTTCGTGCCCATAGGCGGCGGCGGCCTGATCTCGGGCATTGCCGCCTATATCAAGGCCCTGCGGCCCGAGATCCAGATCATTGGCGTCCAGACGGCCGACTCCGACGCCATGATCCGCTCGGTCCGCGCGCGCAAGCGTGTGACCCTGCCCGATGTCGGTCTGTTCTCCGACGGCACGGCGGTCAAGCTGGTTGGCGAGGAAACGTTTCGCATCACGCAGGCCCTGGTCGACGACTACGTGCGGGTGGACACCGACGCAGTCTGTGCCGCCATCAAGGATGTGTTCGAAGACACGCGCAGCATCCTTGAGCCGGCGGGGGCCCTGGGCGTCGCGGCGATCAAGCAGTACGTCGCCGCCAAGGCTTGCAAGGGCAAGACCTTCGTCACCATCACCTCGGGCGCCAACATGAACTTCGACCGGCTGCGCTTCGTCGCCGAGCGCGCCGAGGTGGGCGAGCAGCGCGAGGCCCTCTTCGCGATCACCATTCCCGAGGAACGCGGCAGCTTCAAGCGCTTCTGCGAGCTGCTGGGCCCGCGCAGCGTCACCGAATTCAACTATCGGATCTCGGACAAGAACGTCGCCCATGTTTTCGTCGGCGTGTCCATCACGAGACGCGA
This region includes:
- a CDS encoding BolA/IbaG family iron-sulfur metabolism protein, with translation MADPTPAEVQSYIAAGLSCEQLQVEGDGRHFFATIVSTEFEGLNRVRRHQRVYQALGDRMREQIHALSMKTLTPAEAAAAPEL
- a CDS encoding TetR/AcrR family transcriptional regulator, with the translated sequence MATKKPRRTAERILEVTLDLFNRFGEPNVSTTLISAELSISPGNLYYHYPAKDELINSLFGRYEQELGELLAAADNVRHVEDAWLFFHMLFELIWKHRFLYRDLNDLLSKNRRLETHFQTVLEHKSLAMSRILSGLQLGGALKMDSRDAGPTASSMVVLLSYWLSFEYVRDPRHALEPERAGQALMRGAFHVLSLLLPYLQGESREHLFALAAKYQSQSQQP
- the hisG gene encoding ATP phosphoribosyltransferase → MTITLALSKGRIFEETLPLLRAAGIEVLEDPETSRKLILATNKPEVRVVLVRATDVPTYVQYGGADLGVVGRDVLIEHGGEGMYQPLDLNIARCRMSVAVRDDFDYAAAVKQGSRIRVATKYTAIARQHFADKGVHVDLIKLYGSMELAPLTGLADAIVDLVSTGSTLKANRLVEVEQIMDISSRLVVNQAALKLKRAPLRALIDAFASAVPQS
- a CDS encoding OsmC family protein, giving the protein MECVINWMGADGMAFVAETGSGHLLTMDGAPAGGGRDLAPRPMETVLAGTGGCTAYDVVLILKRGRHDVRGCQVKLTAERAETEPKVFTKIHMHFVVTGRNLPQVAVERAVELSHEKYCSASIMLAKTAEITTSVEVVEG
- the ilvA gene encoding threonine ammonia-lyase, biosynthetic: MPARRKPSQPVPATQPALTPAQDGYLQRILNARVYDVAVETSLTSARNLSKRLGNKVLLKREDEQPVFSFKLRGAYNKMVNLPVEQRARGVICASAGNHAQGLALSAKKLGCRAVIVMPTTTPKVKIDAVQALGGEVVLHGDSFTDAYGRALELEKDQGLCFVHPFDDPDVIAGQGTIAMELLRQHAGPIDAVFVPIGGGGLISGIAAYIKALRPEIQIIGVQTADSDAMIRSVRARKRVTLPDVGLFSDGTAVKLVGEETFRITQALVDDYVRVDTDAVCAAIKDVFEDTRSILEPAGALGVAAIKQYVAAKACKGKTFVTITSGANMNFDRLRFVAERAEVGEQREALFAITIPEERGSFKRFCELLGPRSVTEFNYRISDKNVAHVFVGVSITRREESEKLAKLFQKHGFDTVDLTDNELAKQHVRHMVGGRSELAADERLYRFIFPERPGALMRFLSSMHPGWNISLFHYRNQGADYGRILVGIQVPRGDNAAFKQFLASLAYPCVDETRNPVYQLFLR
- a CDS encoding ABC transporter permease; the protein is MSAIQLQGARTLFYKEVLRFWKVSFQTVAAPVLTAVLYLLIFGHVLENHVKVYGTVGYTSFLIPGLVMMSVLQNAFANSSSSLIQSKITGNLVFLLVTPLSHWAWFVAYVGASIVRGLAVGTGVFAVTCWFAWPGLAAPLWILVFAALGAGMLGALGLIAGLWAEKFDQMAAFQNFIIMPMTFLSGVFYSVHSLPTFWQAVSHLNPFFYMIDGFRHGFFGISDVSPWLSLAIVAASFLGVSGIALTLLKRGYKIRY
- a CDS encoding ABC transporter ATP-binding protein, giving the protein MQKAAIAFNNVSKTYRGGQVRALDGVSFDIQPGEFFGLLGPNGAGKTSLISILAGLSRASGGTVQVMGHDVVDDYAAARKALGIVPQELVFDPFFSVREALEIQSGYFGVRNNGAWITELLENLGLADKAKANMRQLSGGMKRRVLVAQALVHRPPVIVLDEPTAGVDVELRQTLWQFIARLNKEGHTVLLTTHYLEEAEALCQRIAMLKLGKVVALDRTSSLLSGRASTMLRFKTDAALPTDLASAARVTGRIAQIKAHDAAEVETILARLRAAQVPVEDLEIGRADLEDVFLEIMNGATA